From a region of the Daphnia magna isolate NIES linkage group LG1, ASM2063170v1.1, whole genome shotgun sequence genome:
- the LOC116932999 gene encoding uncharacterized protein LOC116932999 yields MQIRNWPSYHPLLVLVTFMAAVTVASRLHGQLPDDPWNLRPNQLVPLNPDDFSPVQSIQDQMGMMVDTFKVPKRTLSLFTRWKTLEQLRRNHLHHSLPLASTNFDPLMPRQQKKIAMASNEPKEEMMSLPGMSSEMSLSSRAIQRSLRPPGQPLRWG; encoded by the exons ATGCAGATCCGCAACTGGCCATCGTACCATCCGTTACTAGTCCTTGTGACCTTTATGGCCGCTGTCACAGTAGCTTCACGATTACACGGCCAGCTGCCCGATGACCCATGGAACCTACGTCCCAACCAGTTGGTGCCCCTCAACCCTGATGACTTCAGCCCAGTTCAATCTATACAG GATCAAATGGGGATGATGGTGGACACTTTTAAAGTACCCAAGCGAACTCTGTCTCTGTTTACACGCTGGAAGACTTTAGAGCAACTTAGACGGAATCATCTTCACCATTCGCTTCCATTGGCTTCAACCAATTTCGATCCACTGATGCCGCGACAACAAAAGAAGATTGCAATGGCATCCAACGAAcccaaagaagaaatgatgTCTCTACCGGGTATGTCGAGTGAGATGAGTCTGTCTTCTCGCGCTATCCAAAGGTCATTGCGCCCGCCTGGTCAGCCCCTCCGATGGGGCTGA
- the LOC116932978 gene encoding rab GTPase-activating protein 1-like, producing MEEITTREQSSDSIATSEEFEDLGQKNASVVKLNDETSVNGVVGSEGMLKTSPEMEISNNGSLAELKDTLDEVLNEETETSAQIDKSAQNYTLFNRIAYLGAATVNAPRSENEIARNMAIMRQSSGQPIPIALSIPNNCDGSVVLYEAESNTEMARHPIHRIIFLSLGPSGTLDSNCFAFTCPRGDSDETAIFQCHVFRCEIAEAIPKVMCSFKHAFRKPEPPASMSTESSTATSPTELTNHRLTFELTFEIKEEDTKGNYSAVPKDRNFFKIRAGIEKKIVITVVQINDSLELPIERCFGLLVSPGRHVKHSDMHLLEMVSMGTSNTPSNSQDVRKSAYVISGHWDPNEPVFGLLNRESSKEINSVYMTIAVDLVIRGISEPVRFVIETRVKVFGHNERFWYYSQKHMTLQFAVHVAEIRDLPPNSSSYDPTYRVVEICNEGEIERPSKGLGMGMALSLNLSSTLSTLTSSTFGSLNSPTPVVNDTLKEDELSSDNDEPLLSGSGEVSKDCSEVELASWAEVLHLWGTQPGDNQPKQLKHLVRRGIPEALRGEVWLRLADCSSDTSVMDAYRVLITKECSADPVIMRDIHRTFPAHDFFKDSGGLGQEALAKISRAYAVYDQEVGYCQGLSFLAASLLLHMPEEQAFSVMVRVMFHYGLRDLFKDGFETLHLRLYQLDRLIEEYLPDLWNHLVENCIENHMYASQWFLTLFTAKFPLFLVFHILDVFLYQGMDTIFQVALGLLSMAKKDLLSLNFEGILKYFRVQLPKRYRNEMAARQLMKLTSSFKLRKLKKYEKDFMAIKEQEQAREDPVVRLERENKHLHEANLRLERESDDLAQELITSKIGLRSELDAAEEKADNYFKELQTLRRLHKEIEEDRNQIQNEAVKVKEMLQREVQRAEEEGRRSQSIIADYKQICSKLTRRLEGEQSRAKEVFERLQASLSDSPNYSSLLDDVVSLIRSEQSSPDLQETGNLVCESKPRSPASAQSQFENQVRLLELELAQTKLALVEAECRNQDLTHQLSTISMEMQSQSRNSWLQKTLSSIKEATAKKDGLPVATSTASSSGSPAANPTGRKDSLSSDK from the exons ATGGAAGAAATCACTACCAGAGAGCAATCTAGTGATTCAATTGCCACCAGTGAGGAGTTTGAAGATCTAGGACAGAAAAATGCTTCCGTGGTTAAATTGAACGACGAAACATCAGTTAACGGAGTTGTAGGAAGTGAAGGTATGCTTAAAACATCTCCAGAAATGGAAATTAGCAATAATGGGAGTTTGGCTGAACTAAAAGACACACTTGATGAAGTACTCAATGAAGAAACAGAAACCAGTG CGCAAATTGACAAGAGTGCTCAGAATTATACTCTGTTCAATAGGATTGCTTACTTAGGAGCGGCAACA GTAAATGCTCCGAGAAGTGAGAATGAAATAGCAAGAAACATGGCCATAATGAGGCAATCAAGTGGCCAACCAATTCCGATTGCTCTTTCAATTCCCAATAACTGTGATGGATCTGTTGT GCTTTACGAAGCAGAAAGCAACACAGAAATGGCACGCCATCCAATCCATCGTATAATCTTTCTTTCACTCGGCCCGTCAGGAACGTTGGATTCCAATTGTTTTGCATTCACCTGTCCTAGAGGAGATTCAGACGAAACAGCAATATTCCAGTGTCACGTATTCCGTTGCGAAATCGCCGAAGCCATTCCGAAAGTCATGTGCAGTTTCAAGCACGCTTTTCGTAAACCCGAACCCCCTGCCTCCATGTCAACAGAATCATCGACCGCCACCTCACCCACAGAACTGACCAATCATCGTTTGACGTTTGAATTGACTTTCGAAATTAAAGAGGAAGACACAAAGGGAAACTACAGCGCTGTTCCCAAGGATcgtaattttttcaaaatacgCGCAGGCatcgaaaagaaaatcgtCATAACAGTTGTTCAGATAAATGACAGCTTAGAATTACCCATAGAACGTTGCTTTGGGTTATTAGTAAGTCCGGGACGGCATGTCAAACATAGTGATATGCACCTGTTAGAAATGGTGTCTATGGGTACTTCCAACACTCCCAGCAACTCTCAGGACGTACGGAAGTCGGCTTATGTAATCTCCGGTCATTGGGATCCGAATGAGCCAGTCTTTGGGCTTCTTAATCGTGAAAGTTCCAAGGAAATAAATTCCGTGTATATGACGATTGCTGTGGATCTCGTGATTAGA GGTATCAGTGAGCCGGTACGTTTCGTTATTGAAACACGTGTAAAGGTGTTTGGACACAACGAACGCTTTTGGTACTACAGTCAAAAGCATATGACTTTACAATTCGCCGTACATGTTGCCGAAATTCGTGACCTTCCTCCGAATTCTTCCAGCTACGACCCCACATATAGAGTGGTAGAAATTTGCAATGAAGGCGAGATAGAGCGACCGAGTAAGGGGCTG GGAATGGGTATGGCACTCTCATTGAACTTAAGCTCAACATTGAGTACGTTAACTAGCAGCACTTTTGGTTCTCTTAACTCTCCTACACCGGTTGTGAATGATACCCTGAAGGAAGATGAACTTTCATCTGATAATGACGAACCTCTATTAAGTGGATCAG GTGAAGTTTCCAAGGACTGCAGTGAAGTGGAATTGGCTTCATGGGCGGAAGTATTGCATTTGTGGGGAACTCAACCAGGCGATAACCAGCCCAAGCAGTTAAAGCATTTAGTTAGACGTGGCATACCAGAAGCATTGCGGGGTGAAGTCTGGCTCCGGTTGGCTGATTGTTCTTCTGATACCAGCGTCATGGATGCTTATCGCGTGTTAATCACGAAAGAGTGCAGTGCTGATCCCGTCATCATGCGAGACATCCATCGTACTTTCCCAGCGCATGACTTTTTCAAGGATTCTGGCGGTCTCGGCCAGGAAGCGCTGGCTAAAATATCTCGCGCGTACGCAGTTTACGACCAAGAAGTCGGCTACTGTCAA GGTTTGAGTTTCTTGGCTGCATCTCTGCTACTGCACATGCCAG AGGAGCAGGCCTTCAGCGTGATGGTCAGAGTCATGTTTCACTATGGACTGCGTGATCTCTTCAAG GACGGCTTTGAGACATTACATCTTCGTTTGTATCAACTTGACCGCCTTATTGAAGAGTATCTGCCCGATTTGTGGAATCATCTGGTGGAAAACTGTATCGAGAATCACATGTATGCATCGCAGTGGTTCCTTACGCTCTTCACCGCCAAATTCCCGCTCTTTCTCGTCTTTCATATTCTAGACGTCTTCCTCTACCAAGGCATGGACACCATATTTCAA gTTGCACTCGGCTTGCTGTCCATGGCTAAAAAGGATCTCCTTTCACTCAACTTTGAAGGCATACTAAAGTACTTTCGCGTCCAGCTGCCTAAACGTTATCGCAACGAAATGGCTGCTCGCCAGCTGATGAAGTTAACGTCTTCGTTCAAGCTAAGAAAGCTGAAGAAATATGAGAAAGATTTTATGGCCATTAAG GAACAAGAGCAGGCTCGAGAAGACCCGGTCGTACGCCTTGAACGTGAAAACAAGCATTTGCATGAGGCAAATTTGAGGCTCGAACGTGAAAGTGATGACTTGGCTCAAGAATTGATCACTAGCAAAATCGGGCTACGTTCAGAGCTGGATGCAGCTGAGGAGAAGGCTGACAATTACTTTAAAGAACTGCAAACGTTGAGACGTCTTCATAAAGAAATTGAAGAGGATCgtaatcaaattcaaaatgaagCTGTGAAG GTGAAGGAGATGTTGCAGCGAGAAGTGCAACGAGCTGAAGAAGAAGGTCGACGAAGTCAGTCTATTATTGCTGACTACAAACAGATCTGTTCCAAACTTACGCGACGACTAGAAGGCGAGCAATCTCGAGCAAAAGAAGTGTTTGAGAGACTGCAAGCCAGTCTCTCTGATAGCCCCAACTATTCCAGTCTTTTAGATGACGTGGTTAGCCTCATCAGGTCGGAACAATCCAGCCCAGATCTGCAAGAAACAGGAAACCTAGTCTGTGAATCGAAACCTCGTTCCCCCGCATCTGCCCAGTCCCAGTTTGAAAACCAG GTTCGGCTACTCGAATTAGAATTGGCTCAAACAAAGTTGGCGTTGGTCGAAGCTGAATGTCGCAATCAAGATCTTACCCACCAGTTGTCAACCATTTCGATGGAGATGCAGTCTCAATCACGTAACAGCTGGCTACAGAAAACCCTCTCTTCCATTAAGGAAGCTACAGCTAAGAAGGACGGCCTTCCGGTTGCCACTAGCACGGCATCTTCATCAGGTTCACCTGCAGCCAATCCAACAGGTCGGAAGGATTCGTTGAGCTCTGATAagtaa
- the LOC116929843 gene encoding chitotriosidase-1 gives MKIVAILAFSLVVALANAQGNYKKVCYFANWAYYRNTTGQYGVDKLDAFECTHLIYGFAVLNNVTYEMTVYDSWVDISLGGYQKFTALKAQNPNLKTLIALGGWNDSAFSTQYSELVSDPVKMANFVTKALAFVRQYNFDGLDFDWEYPGDPGKPEDKENFITLLTMLRDAFKPYNLLLTMAPSCSIVRAEVSYNIPALAEVVDFVNFMAYDIHGAWETETDHHAPLYRRSFDDTVSDQIVSESVDFWLAQGMPAEKLIFGVPSYGRSYTLADVSQTGLLAPAIDAGAPGPYTGLKGFYSFYEICLMEQSGMTVVTDPTGKMGAYGYKGNTWVSWDEIDMLIRKVQYAMDKGLGGIMFWELSLDDFNGYCNLGPRPFSKTITATLEGRPPPTSDPSGTTAAPPGSLTCGSEGAYYADPADCNKYYRCVNGNIVTMYCQTGLVFNPSINQCDWPYNVPSCA, from the exons ATGAAGATAGTCGCCATTTTGGCATTTTCGTTGGTGGTTGCCTTAGCTAACGCTCAAGGAAACTACAAGAAAGTCTGTTACTTTGCCAACTGGGCATACTACCGCAACA CAACTGGACAGTACGGAGTGGATAAGCTTGATGCCTTTGAGTGCACTCACTTGATCTATGGCTTTGCCGTTCTTAACAATGTCACCTACGAAATGACAGTTTACGATTCTTGGGTGGACATCAGTCTTGGTGGCTATCAAAAGTTCACCGCTTTAAAGGCGCAAAATCCTAACCTCAAGACACTGATCGCACTCGGTGGCTGGAATGATTCGGCATTTTCTACCCAGTATTCAGAACTAGTGTCTGATCCCGTTAAAATGGCCAATTTCGTGACAAAAGCTCTTGCTTTTGTTCGTCAG TACAATTTTGACGGTCTCGATTTCGATTGGGAATATCCTGGAGATCCGGGTAAACCTGAAGATAAAGAGAACTTCATTACGCTTTTGACGATGCTTCGTGACGCTTTCAAGCCCTACAATTTACTGCTAACTATGGCTCCATCGTGCAGTATCGTCCGCGCCGAAGTCAGCTATAATATCCCAGCTCTTGCGGAAGTCGTTGATTTCGTGAATTTCATGGCATATG ATATCCACGGTGCGTGGGAAACTGAAACCGACCATCACGCCCCACTTTACCGCCGAAGCTTTGACGATACTGTCAGCGACCAGATTGTATCCGAATCAGTAGACTTCTGGTTGGCCCAGGGTATGCCCGCTGAGAAGTTGATTTTCGGTGTACCTAGCTATGGTCGATCCTACACTCTGGCTGACGTAAGCCAAACGGGACTGTTGGCCCCAGCTATTGACGCTGGTGCTCCAGGGCCATACACCGGCCTGAAGGGCTTCTATTCCTTTTATGAAATCTGTTTGATGGAACAAAGTGGCATGACAGTAGTTACAGATCCTACTGGCAAAATGGGCGCTTATGGCTATAAAGGCAATACGTGGGTGTCATGGGATGAGATTGACATGCTCATCAGGAAAGTCCAATACGCTATGGATAAAGGACTTGGTGGTATCATGTTCTGGGAACTCAGCTTAGATGACTTCAACGGCTACTGCAATTTGGGTCCAAG GCCTTTTTCCAAAACCATTACCGCAACGCTGGAGGGACGCCCACCGCCCACTTCGGATCCGTCGGGAACAACGGCAGCACCACCAGGCTCTT TAACTTGTGGAAGTGAAGGGGCTTACTACGCTGACCCTGCCGATTGCAACAAATACTACCGATGCGTCAACGGAAATATCGTCACTATGTACTGCCAAACTGGCCTTGTCTTCAACCCATCGATTAATC AATGTGACTGGCCTTACAACGTACCTAGCTGCGCTTAG
- the LOC116929834 gene encoding MFS-type transporter SLC18B1 — MSKLLLPRLTNRQWATALVIAFADFCSAVCISLQAPFYPAEAERKGATASQYGFVFGCYELTVFLTSPLFGKYLAKLIPKFMLNGGLVVTGVCSILFGVLDKVNDTTAFIGLSFAVRVIEALGSAAFLTAAFAIVAAEFPNSIATTFACLETFFGLGLIVGPTLGGFLFQVGGYMLPFSVLGVLLIAAALFTYAVLPSTDHCDPPPTGGILRILRIPSILLASFTVFSASTSIGFLSATLEPHLRQFDLMPVTMGLMFVIEGGIYAVTAPLWGYLCDRKVQPKIITLMGALFIVFGFLLIGPAPFIPMETSLNLAITGLVIMGFGVGAELVSGFISALQEATFHGFPNNLSTYGLVSGLWTSTFALGAFVGPSIAGILFDHVGFRYSTLFVITTNALLVVLVVFFLCCQRRLSPGILAVPEQYQTANYSTLVGEDYATGEERNNSKTNRDKMVSSLKDGIANPEWVTSEHSI, encoded by the exons CGACAGTGGGCGACGGCTCTGGTGATTGCGTTTGCTGATTTTTGTTCGGCCGTGTGCATCAGTTTGCAAGCTCCATTCTACCCAGCTGAG GCTGAAAGGAAAGGAGCAACGGCGTCTCAGTATG GTTTCGTATTCGGTTGCTATGAACTGACCGTTTTCTTGACAAGCCCGCTGTTTGGCAAATAC TTGGCCAAGTTAATACCAAAATTTATGCTCAATGGTGGTCTTGTGGTTACTGGCGTCTGCTCAATTTTATTTGG ggTTCTTGATAAAGTCAACGACACGACGGCTTTTATCGGTCTTTCGTTCGCCGTCCGAGTCATCGAAGCTTTAGGTAGCGCAGCATTTTTAACCGCTGC aTTTGCAATTGTTGCTGCAGAGTTTCCCAACTCCATAGCGACGACCTTT gCATGTCTGGAAACGTTCTTCGGACTAGGGCTGATCGTAGGCCCAACATTGGGAGGATTTCTTTTCCAAGTCGGTGGTTACATGTTGCCTTTTAGTGTTCTCGGTGTCCTACTCATCGCAGCTGCGCTTTTTACCTATGCCGTCTTACCATCAACCGATCATTGCGATCCGCCACCAACAG GAGGGATATTGCGAATTCTACGTATCCCCTCCATACTTTTGGCGTCATTCACGGTTTTTTCTGCTTCCACATCTATCGGATTTCTTTCGGCGACGTTGGAGCCTCACCTGCGTCAATTTGATCTCATGCCAGTTACGATGGGACTCATGTTCGTGATTGAGGGAGGCATTTATGCCGTTACTGCTCCCCTCTGGGGATATCTTTGCGACCGCAAAGTCCAGCCTAAAATTATTACTTTAATGGGTGCATTGTTTATTGTCTTCGGTTTTCTTCTAATTGGACCTGCGCCATTCATACCTATGGAAAC aTCGTTGAATTTGGCCATCACGGGTTTGGTCATTATGGGTTTCGGTGTGGGAGCAGAACTTGTTTCTGGCTTCATCTCAGCTCTGCAAGAAGCGAC GTTTCATGGTTTTCCTAACAATCTGTCGACTTACGGTTTAGTTTCTGGTCTATGGACATCTACTTTTGCTTTAGGAG CTTTCGTCGGTCCGTCAATTGCGGGCATTTTGTTTGACCATGTTGGTTTCCGTTACTCAACGCTCTTCGTTATCACAACAAACGCCCTCTTG GTTGTTTTGGTGGTATTCTTTCTTTGTTGTCAGCGACGGTTATCGCCAGGAATTCTTGCCGTTCCCGAACAATACCAAACAGCCAACTACAGCACTTTGGTTGGTGAAGATTACGCAACTGGCGAAGAgagaaacaattcaaaaacaaatcgaGACAAAATGGTGTCTAGTCTAAAAGATGGGATAGCGAATCCCGAATGGGTGACATCTGAACATTCCATTTGA